One window from the genome of Puniceicoccus vermicola encodes:
- a CDS encoding DUF418 domain-containing protein — MNTEQQPGPVDSSERLVFMDGLRGMALGGIFLVNMGIMAAPSMAFGPNEIESGPISTGVSLVRHFLADGAFFFLFSLLFGAGFSIMMGPFGRRSGGIGLAAYYRRLLLIGIFGFLHVWLFWWGDILMIYALAGAWLPLFRKRKDRTLLIWAVVLVVGPYLLFSGLLELFSTSSVGYEEWEASYSAAVQAWISALLDGYRSPDFSVVSEMRWEEYFYNLWGGVFSLFSALGYMLLGLWFARHDRFRLGGENGRFFQKMIPVAVALAILGKAAYVFWLYGGYTFEGGLLFWVGFSVGGPASGLVYFGGLRWFYLRGRALWLQKGLEAAGRMALTQYLLQSAFISLLFYGYGFGLYGKVSPALQIPIVLGFFALQVLVSVLWFRRFSIGPLEWILRKFTYAGSR; from the coding sequence ATGAATACGGAGCAGCAGCCCGGTCCGGTCGACTCGTCAGAGCGGTTGGTCTTCATGGATGGACTGCGGGGGATGGCTCTGGGAGGAATTTTTCTCGTCAATATGGGGATCATGGCCGCGCCGAGTATGGCCTTTGGTCCGAATGAAATCGAATCGGGGCCGATTTCGACTGGGGTTTCATTGGTCCGTCATTTCTTGGCGGATGGGGCCTTTTTCTTTCTTTTCTCGCTCCTGTTTGGGGCGGGTTTTTCGATCATGATGGGACCGTTTGGACGGCGTTCCGGAGGGATTGGGCTCGCCGCCTACTACCGGCGTCTGTTGCTGATCGGGATTTTCGGCTTTCTCCATGTATGGCTCTTTTGGTGGGGGGACATTTTGATGATTTATGCTTTGGCGGGAGCTTGGCTGCCTCTCTTTCGGAAGCGCAAGGATCGGACGTTGCTAATCTGGGCGGTGGTCCTGGTTGTGGGGCCGTATCTGCTCTTTTCAGGATTACTCGAACTGTTTTCGACCAGTTCCGTGGGCTACGAAGAGTGGGAAGCCTCTTATTCAGCGGCGGTTCAGGCCTGGATATCCGCTTTGCTGGATGGCTACCGCAGCCCTGATTTCTCGGTGGTGTCCGAGATGCGGTGGGAGGAGTATTTCTACAATCTCTGGGGCGGTGTCTTCTCTCTATTTTCGGCGCTCGGGTATATGCTCTTGGGGCTCTGGTTTGCCCGGCACGATCGGTTTCGGCTCGGCGGGGAGAACGGGCGGTTTTTCCAGAAGATGATTCCGGTGGCAGTGGCTTTGGCGATTCTCGGGAAAGCTGCCTATGTGTTTTGGCTTTACGGAGGTTACACCTTCGAGGGGGGCCTTCTCTTCTGGGTGGGGTTCAGCGTCGGTGGGCCGGCGTCGGGGCTGGTCTATTTTGGAGGGCTGCGCTGGTTCTATCTCCGGGGAAGAGCCTTGTGGTTGCAGAAGGGTTTGGAGGCGGCGGGGCGGATGGCATTGACCCAGTATCTGCTGCAGTCGGCTTTTATCAGTCTGCTCTTTTACGGTTATGGCTTCGGGCTCTATGGGAAGGTTTCACCCGCTCTGCAGATCCCCATCGTTCTCGGGTTCTTCGCCCTTCAGGTTCTGGTGAGTGTGCTTTGGTTCCGGCGGTTCTCGATTGGACCCCTCGAATGGATCTTGCGAAAGTTTACCTACGCTGGGAGTCGGTGA
- a CDS encoding AAA family ATPase yields the protein MIFLRRVEIDRGGNAEGYPFSVPALGEWSSLEITTPVTFFVGENGSGKSTLLEAMALKAKLPPATGMPLERDATLAPVQPLATAMRLGWRPRTRYGFFLRAEDFFNFASATRRRAESMDEMADRFADDPRVRGYMFAQKQALTSRYGEDLHAVSHGEGFLKFFESRCVPGGLYLIDEPEAALSPQRQLAFLSLMKTLVEESEAQFIIASHSPILLGYPGARILSFDDGALAEASYEDLTHVTLTKSFLSDPERYFRQL from the coding sequence ATGATTTTTCTCCGCCGGGTCGAGATTGATAGAGGAGGGAATGCGGAAGGGTATCCGTTTTCCGTCCCGGCCCTGGGTGAGTGGTCCTCGTTGGAGATCACGACGCCGGTGACTTTCTTCGTCGGCGAGAATGGATCGGGGAAATCGACGTTGTTGGAGGCGATGGCTTTGAAGGCCAAGCTGCCTCCGGCCACCGGGATGCCTCTTGAGCGCGACGCGACTCTCGCGCCAGTGCAGCCGCTCGCCACGGCCATGCGGCTCGGTTGGCGCCCCCGCACCCGATACGGCTTTTTCCTGCGGGCGGAGGATTTCTTCAACTTTGCCAGTGCGACCCGGCGTAGGGCGGAAAGCATGGACGAGATGGCCGATCGTTTCGCAGATGATCCGCGAGTGCGCGGCTATATGTTTGCCCAAAAGCAGGCGTTGACCTCCCGATATGGCGAAGACCTGCACGCGGTCTCTCATGGGGAGGGTTTCTTGAAGTTTTTCGAATCGCGCTGCGTGCCGGGAGGTCTCTATTTGATCGACGAACCCGAGGCGGCCCTCTCGCCCCAGCGGCAGTTGGCGTTCCTGAGTCTCATGAAAACCCTGGTCGAGGAATCAGAAGCGCAGTTTATCATCGCTTCCCACTCGCCGATTCTTCTGGGCTATCCCGGGGCGCGGATTCTGAGTTTTGACGATGGGGCGCTGGCCGAAGCGAGTTACGAGGATCTGACTCATGTGACCCTGACGAAGAGTTTTTTGAGCGATCCGGAGCGGTATTTCCGGCAGCTTTAA